A window of Plutella xylostella chromosome 19, ilPluXylo3.1, whole genome shotgun sequence contains these coding sequences:
- the LOC105391412 gene encoding uncharacterized protein LOC105391412, producing MLPSMPVLFARDSQDAFGNKIEPSTSFFGQNILSKPIFKPAPPAAAPAPAPCLPPPPPPPPKVTPKETKAKGGKKKEPVPLEPPKILDEAAREAALVAAYYNKVQSRFASTNRVPNVKFVQFRDILQGFDPSKETPIDLYKKIEEFFGDEHRELSDEFLMFLTTGQAAEAGRLLDRCMMVQLSKFVEMLQTTFARKPAMLRKILRAVTASLACGSVQEMRAKVLPHLRSSPQLGLMFKSLFPDERPPESVYECGTDMLSESFLTEDSGRDTWSLDEPPGDPRRCAVPGVDSVYLQGRVFLQHGRNLRPARVSFPYSKEPYRAHAHRLAPHAPLSPPPSDDEATKKPPKRIRKPKTPKTIKDVNDNTKVTDSPKAKKTQRKQTKKEDKKKDKKEEASKSKQAKIETATEAKEVKSNWTREEDKTMLQVIKGEKVTSQVFARINELLPHRSVTEIKERFFHVMSLLQQMAVGEVT from the exons ATGCTGCCTTCTATGCCAGTTTTGTTCGCTAGAGACAGTCAGGATGCCTTCGgcaataaaattgagccaagCACCAGCTTTTTCGGACAAAATATCCTATCAAAACCGATCTTCAAACCCGCG CCGCCTGCTGCAGCGCCGGCGCCCGCCCCTtgcctgccgccgccgccgccaccccCTCCCAAGGTCACCCCTAAGGAGACCAAGGCCAAAGGAGGGAAAAAGAAGGAGCCTGTACCTTTGGAGCCACCAAAGATACTAGATGAAGCCGCTAGAGAAGCAG CCTTGGTTGCAGCATACTACAACAAAGTACAATCCAGATTTGCCTCAACTAACCGTGTGCCTAATGTGAAGTTTGTTCAGTTCAGAGATATATTGCAAGGGTTTGACCCCAGTAAGGAGACACCTATAGATTTGTATAAGAAGATTGAGGAGTTCTTTGGGGATGAGCACCGGGAGCTGTCGGACGAGTTCCTGATGTTCCTGACGACGGGCCAGGCGGCCGAGGCTGGGAGACTGCTGGACCGCTGCATGATGGTGCAGCTCAGCAAGTTTGTGGAGATGCTACAG ACAACATTCGCGCGCAAGCCGGCCATGCTGCGCAAGATCCTGCGCGCCGTGACCGCGAGCCTGGCGTGCGGCTCCGTGCAGGAGATGCGCGCCAAGGTGCTGCCACACCTGCGCTCCAGCCCGCAGCTGGGGTTGATGTTTAAGAGCCTGTTCCCTGATGAAAGGCCGCCTGAAAG CGTATACGAGTGCGGCACAGACATGCTGTCCGAGAGCTTCCTGACGGAGGACTCGGGGCGCGACACGTGGAGCCTCGACGAGCCGCCCGGCGACCCGCGCCGCTGCGCCGTGCCCGGCGTCGACAGCGTG TACCTCCAAGGGCGTGTGTTCCTGCAGCACGGTCGCAACCTGCGGCCGGCACGGGTGTCCTTCCCCTACAGCAAGGAGCCCTACCGAGCCCACGCGCACCGCCTCGCCCCGCACGCCCCGCTCTCCCCCCCGCCCTCCGACGACGAAGCCACCAAGAAACCCCCCAAACGGATCCGGAAACCTAAAACACCCAAAACAATCAAAGATGTCAATGATAATACTAAGGTCACAGACAGCCCTAAAGCGAAAAAGACTCAGAGAAAACAGACTAAGAAGGAAGATAAGAAGAAGGATAAGAAAGAAGAGGCTAGTAAAAGTAAACAGGCTAAGATAGAGACTGCGACAGAAGCTAAAGAGGTTAAGAGTAATTGGACGAGGGAGGAGGATAAGACGATGCTGCAAGTTATTAAAGGGGAGAAGGTGACGTCACAAGTGTTTGCGAGGATTAATGAATTGCTGCCGCATCGCTCGGTGACTGAGATTAAGGAGAGGTTCTTCCACGTAATGTCGTTGCTCCAACAGATGGCAGTGGGGGAAGTGACATAA
- the LOC105391397 gene encoding ninjurin-1 isoform X3 translates to MPSENSKDSDNDSRETRDIPEVNLDEIARREQDAPTEVICAIVKGLDANRYATKKTVAQGMLDIALLTSNASQLKYVLQVGPRHEFYTLLVVLISISIVLQVCMGLVLLSLNLLRDCRLHDSRHHASAVFINYGTTGAAAAVTMLNVLISAFDSNLAAYLE, encoded by the exons ATGCCTAGTGAGAATAGTAAGGACAGTGATAATGACAGTAGAGAGACGAGGGACATTCCTGAAGTGAATCTTGATGAAATCGCCAGAAGGGAGCAAGACGCACCTACCGAAGTCATTTGTGCTAtt GTGAAGGGGCTGGACGCCAACCGCTATGCGACAAAGAAGACCGTGGCCCAGGGCATGCTGGACATAGCCCTGCTCACCTCCAACGCGTCCCAGCTGAAGTATGTGCTCCAAGTTGGGCCCAGACACGAGTTCTACACACTGTTGGTGGTCCTCATCTCAATTTCTATCGTCTTACAG GTGTGCATGGGCCTGGTGCTGCTCAGCCTGAACCTGCTGCGAGACTGTCGCCTGCACGACTCGCGCCACCACGCGTCGGCTGTCTTCATTAACTATGGCACCACGGGGGCCGCCGCTGCGGTCACCATGCTCAACGTTCTTATATCCGCTTTTGACTCGAATTTGGCTGCTTATTTAGAGTAG
- the LOC105391397 gene encoding ninjurin-1 isoform X2, whose protein sequence is MPSENSKDSDNDSRETRDIPEVNLDEIARREQDAPTEVICAIVKGLDANRYATKKTVAQGMLDIALLTSNASQLKYVLQVGPRHEFYTLLVVLISISIVLQASAGVLALTITFLDSEDSENTQKKKVANWLYHISVAMMTGVVFCDVLKMTFGLDPALSMKDLLGNNTSSLYNFFN, encoded by the exons ATGCCTAGTGAGAATAGTAAGGACAGTGATAATGACAGTAGAGAGACGAGGGACATTCCTGAAGTGAATCTTGATGAAATCGCCAGAAGGGAGCAAGACGCACCTACCGAAGTCATTTGTGCTAtt GTGAAGGGGCTGGACGCCAACCGCTATGCGACAAAGAAGACCGTGGCCCAGGGCATGCTGGACATAGCCCTGCTCACCTCCAACGCGTCCCAGCTGAAGTATGTGCTCCAAGTTGGGCCCAGACACGAGTTCTACACACTGTTGGTGGTCCTCATCTCAATTTCTATCGTCTTACAG GCAAGCGCGGGAGTTTTGGCTCTGACCATCACATTCCTGGACTCCGAAGACTCGGAGAACACACAAAAGAAGAAAGTGGCCAACTGGCTCTACCACATCTCAGTGGCCATGATGACTGGGGTCGTATTCTGTGACGTTCTCAAAATGACCTTCGGGCTAGACCCCGCCTTGTCTATGAAAGACTTGCTAGGGAATAACACTTCTAGTCtgtataacttttttaattaa
- the LOC105391397 gene encoding ninjurin-2 isoform X4 has translation MAAILPAGLRNQVKGLDANRYATKKTVAQGMLDIALLTSNASQLKYVLQVGPRHEFYTLLVVLISISIVLQISSAVVQLILGTIFNINHHPDQRKADILNNVSLIFKVISITLNIIISVFYSIQVDHFTFTDYKMYNNNSTADDVSLLS, from the exons ATGGCTGCAATTCTCCCAGCGGGGCTTCGAAATCAA GTGAAGGGGCTGGACGCCAACCGCTATGCGACAAAGAAGACCGTGGCCCAGGGCATGCTGGACATAGCCCTGCTCACCTCCAACGCGTCCCAGCTGAAGTATGTGCTCCAAGTTGGGCCCAGACACGAGTTCTACACACTGTTGGTGGTCCTCATCTCAATTTCTATCGTCTTACAG ATATCCTCTGCAGTAGTCCAACTGATCCTGGGCACGATCTTCAACATCAACCACCACCCGGACCAGCGGAAGGCCGACATCCTCAATAACGTCAGTCTGATCTTCAAGGTCATCAGCATCACtctcaacatcatcatcagtgtCTTCTACTCCATCCAGGTCGATCATTTCACCTTCAccgattataaaatgtataataataatagcacTGCTGATGATGTAAGTTTGTTAAGCTAA
- the LOC105391397 gene encoding ninjurin-2 isoform X1: MPSENSKDSDNDSRETRDIPEVNLDEIARREQDAPTEVICAIVKGLDANRYATKKTVAQGMLDIALLTSNASQLKYVLQVGPRHEFYTLLVVLISISIVLQISSAVVQLILGTIFNINHHPDQRKADILNNVSLIFKVISITLNIIISVFYSIQVDHFTFTDYKMYNNNSTADDVSLLS; the protein is encoded by the exons ATGCCTAGTGAGAATAGTAAGGACAGTGATAATGACAGTAGAGAGACGAGGGACATTCCTGAAGTGAATCTTGATGAAATCGCCAGAAGGGAGCAAGACGCACCTACCGAAGTCATTTGTGCTAtt GTGAAGGGGCTGGACGCCAACCGCTATGCGACAAAGAAGACCGTGGCCCAGGGCATGCTGGACATAGCCCTGCTCACCTCCAACGCGTCCCAGCTGAAGTATGTGCTCCAAGTTGGGCCCAGACACGAGTTCTACACACTGTTGGTGGTCCTCATCTCAATTTCTATCGTCTTACAG ATATCCTCTGCAGTAGTCCAACTGATCCTGGGCACGATCTTCAACATCAACCACCACCCGGACCAGCGGAAGGCCGACATCCTCAATAACGTCAGTCTGATCTTCAAGGTCATCAGCATCACtctcaacatcatcatcagtgtCTTCTACTCCATCCAGGTCGATCATTTCACCTTCAccgattataaaatgtataataataatagcacTGCTGATGATGTAAGTTTGTTAAGCTAA
- the LOC125489957 gene encoding uncharacterized protein LOC125489957, whose amino-acid sequence MHRLDENFYLRKCYFQREQVPTQTVMRKKMCSNLAQVYFDSMSARLKALAGLEPALDGGGGNWFMPPEELLKGRAVKKPCPKECLSKLGHKGIELITQKLFEDHKKSLQQEMKDALEQNDREWMKLIDEELARLRAVTERQLARENTEKITAAFKEFELMYRSSLNNLESIMMDAVVKEIEKVREAAYAEMVDKYKVALKDQAIMLYDRHTKRLARDQARAKDRFVDEVQRLSTAMTRTAHDLKVDKHIAVQKLRHLLECQKLACQMYVALKEQQDCQKEIDEIQHEQEKKTKLLKDEIALQTLEINRLREKEKVREEFNAIWRRKVCHVVKKLQMFIKYCLRTVPEHAEFFINMETLMLLQLGESYDSVGEGSSVFEQTESESQRKFNTPVPHLRPFILLGDVGRKPVIDETLCPPSRGSSVAHMPVVLINKHCLYAACDQMEHLKDTISEYIQGRVEYDIGSDREHPCARPVSVTPSQRLQDLQLQGSLMQILQQEEAAIRDVPVECCLCKLPFCFCEPPKTTEPSVASASVSEIKIPSKTILRRSQELMHEREPKIESYMQYVKPTKCECPKIAKKHLKEHLPPYMRMTSRYAQPVIPNYEPCPVETIKMLVERSRNRPPPPPVEDLEPKTKEVAVQISDIEFDTLCTCFSEDELRKMCREIRHGIKATEAKQQNFELVEAAFSPVPSYSSKKLASFAMDNAWTLRRMVHKSPELEEIFMKEDCDDLPPKKTCADTRDAF is encoded by the coding sequence ATGCACAGGTTGGACGAAAATTTCTATCTACGAAAATGTTATTTTCAACGCGAACAGGTCCCGACACAAACCGTGATGAGGAAGAAAATGTGTTCGAACCTGGCGCAGGTTTACTTCGACTCCATGAGCGCTCGGCTGAAGGCGCTGGCGGGACTCGAACCCGCGCtagacggcggcggcggcaacTGGTTCATGCCGCCTGAAGAACTGCTGAAAGGCAGAGCCGTCAAGAAACCATGCCCTAAAGAATGCCTCTCCAAACTAGGCCATAAAGGCATCGAACTGATAACACAGAAACTATTCGAAGATCACAAGAAAAGTTTGCAGCAAGAAATGAAAGACGCGCTAGAGCAAAATGATAGAGAGTGGATGAAGTTGATAGACGAGGAGCTCGCCCGCCTGCGCGCCGTGACCGAGCGGCAGCTGGCCAGagaaaacacagagaaaattACTGCGGCTTTCAAGGAGTTCGAACTTATGTACAGATCCTCCCTCAACAATCTGGAGAGCATCATGATGGATGCCGTCGTCAAAGAAATAGAAAAAGTGCGGGAGGCAGCCTATGCTGAAATGGTGGATAAGTACAAGGTAGCTCTGAAGGACCAGGCGATCATGTTGTACGACAGACACACGAAGCGACTCGCGCGCGACCAGGCGCGCGCTAAAGACAGGTTTGTGGACGAGGTCCAGCGCCTCAGCACCGCTATGACCCGTACGGCGCACGACCTCAAGGTCGACAAACACATCGCCGTACAGAAACTACGACACCTCCTCGAGTGCCAGAAACTAGCCTGCCAGATGTACGTCGCGCTCAAAGAGCAACAAGACTGCCAAAAGGAAATAGACGAAATACAACACGAgcaggaaaaaaaaactaaactccTGAAAGACGAAATCGCGCTGCAAACATTGGAAATCAACAGGCTGAGAGAAAAGGAGAAAGTCCGGGAGGAATTCAACGCGATATGGCGGCGAAAAGTGTGCCATGTCGTGAAGAAGCTACAGATGTTTATTAAGTACTGCCTGAGGACGGTGCCGGAGCACGCGGAGTTCTTCATTAACATGGAGACGCTGATGCTGCTGCAGCTCGGGGAGAGCTACGACAGCGTCGGAGAAGGCAGCAGCGTGTTCGAGCAGACAGAGTCTGAGTCACAGAGGAAGTTCAACACTCCCGTGCCGCATCTGAGGCCCTTCATACTCCTGGGTGACGTCGGCCGCAAGCCAGTCATAGATGAGACCCTGTGCCCGCCCAGCCGCGGTAGCAGCGTGGCTCACATGCCCGTAGTACTCATCAACAAGCACTGCCTTTACGCCGCATGCGATCAAATGGAACATCTCAAAGACACAATAAGTGAATACATCCAGGGTCGTGTGGAGTACGATATAGGGTCGGACCGCGAGCACCCCTGCGCCCGCCCCGTCTCCGTCACCCCCTCGCAGCGCCTGCAAGACCTGCAGCTTCAGGGCTCCCTCATGCAGATCCTGCAGCAAGAGGAGGCAGCCATCAGGGATGTCCCGGTCGAGTGCTGTCTCTGCAAGTTGCCGTTCTGCTTCTGCGAACCGCCGAAGACAACTGAGCCATCCGTCGCTAGTGCGTCTGTATCCGAAATTAAAATTCCCTCAAAAACTATATTACGCAGAAGTCAAGAGCTGATGCACGAACGCGAGCCGAAGATAGAGAGTTACATGCAGTATGTGAAGCCCACTAAATGTGAGTGCCCCAAAATTGCCAAGAAGCATTTGAAGGAGCATCTTCCTCCGTACATGAGGATGACGTCTCGCTATGCTCAGCCAGTTATACCTAACTACGAGCCATGTCCAGTGGAAACTATAAAGATGTTGGTAGAAAGATCCAGGAACAGACCTCCTCCACCACCAGTTGAGGATCTAGAACCTAAAACTAAAGAGGTAGCCGTTCAAATATCTGATATAGAGTTCGATACTTTATGCACTTGTTTCTCGGAAGATGAGTTACGCAAGATGTGTCGTGAGATCAGGCACGGTATAAAAGCAACTGAGGCGAAACAGCAGAACTTCGAATTGGTAGAAGCAGCCTTCAGTCCAGTGCCTTCCTATAGTAGTAAGAAGCTCGCGTCTTTTGCAATGGACAATGCGTGGACATTGAGGCGGATGGTGCACAAGTCGCCGGAACTTGAGGAAATATTCATGAAGGAAGACTGCGATGATCTGCCACCGAAGAAGACTTGTGCGGATACTCGAGATGCTTTCTGA
- the LOC105383939 gene encoding dihydropteridine reductase — MASGRIVVYGGRGALGAACVKYFKEANWWVASVDLSPNDTADVNITVPKDASWVQQEEHVVNELGQALQGQKVNAVICVAGGWAGGNAAKDLSKQADLMWRQSVWSSTIAATLAAKYLNTGGLLALTGAKAALEGTPGMIGYGMAKAAVHQLTKSLGTKDSGLPEDSLAVAIMPVTLDTEMNRKWMPKADFSTWTPLPYVAQMFDKWIKGEDRPKSGSLVALVTKNNVTDLIVE, encoded by the coding sequence ATGGCCAGCGGAAGGATCGTTGTGTACGGAGGCCGCGGGGCGCTGGGCGCCGCTTGCGTCAAGTACTTCAAGGAGGCCAACTGGTGGGTCGCGAGCGTAGACCTCAGCCCCAACGACACCGCCGACGTCAACATCACCGTGCCCAAAGATGCCTCGTGGGTGCAGCAAGAGGAACACGTCGTGAACGAGCTTGGCCAAGCTCTGCAAGGTCAGAAAGTGAATGCAGTCATCTGCGTCGCCGGCGGCTGGGCCGGCGGAAACGCCGCCAAGGACCTCAGCAAGCAAGCCGACTTGATGTGGAGGCAATCTGTGTGGAGCTCCACCATTGCTGCCACTCTCGCTGCCAAGTACCTCAACACCGGAGGACTGCTTGCTCTAACGGGTGCTAAAGCTGCACTAGAAGGAACCCCCGGCATGATTGGATACGGCATGGCCAAGGCGGCTGTCCATCAACTGACTAAATCACTTGGTACTAAGGACTCAGGATTGCCCGAAGACTCCCTGGCAGTGGCTATTATGCCTGTGACATTAGACACTGAGATGAACAGGAAATGGATGCCGAAGGCTGACTTCAGCACCTGGACACCGCTGCCCTATGTGGCTCAGATGTTTGACAAGTGGATCAAGGGAGAAGACCGTCCCAAGAGTGGAAGTCTGGTTGCACTGGTCACCAAGAACAATGTCACTGATTTGATTGTGGAGTAA